One Myxococcota bacterium DNA segment encodes these proteins:
- the alaS gene encoding alanine--tRNA ligase, with protein sequence MPLFMQSAEIRQKFLDFFKSKNHEVVPSSPLIPHDDPTLLFVTAGMVQFKDLFTGKETRSYKRATSSQKCVRAGGKHNDLENVGRTARHHTFFEMLGNFSFGDYFKQDACAYAWEFLTQVLKIDTSKLSITVFGGEGSLPPDTEAEEIWKSIGVSPERISRKGAEDNFWAMGDTGPCGPCTEIHYDRGTGEDEGDRIMEIWNLVFMQYERKADGTLVPLPAPSVDTGMGLERVCMVMNSLQSNYETDLLKGLVDKCASLSGKPYRGLDTEDDVSMRVIADHSRATAFLIADGILPGNEGRGYVLRRIMRRAIRHGARLGFDKPFFHTICQQVVKQFEGVYPELARASALIQKVVLQEEEGFRRTLTRGLDLFEQAVSNLEAGDNLDGAVIFKLYETYGFPADLTAVLAEEKHLKIDWADFDKAQKAHEQASAGGLGLSGVADVYKTLAEKLGATRFSDTEKMTVEVAAILDGELIFKETPFYAESGGQVGDTGILLHQGKPIKVGDTKKIAGLHVHQIGAQATDFKIGDKLEAIIDWDRRANIRRHHSVTHLLHAALRAQFGDHLTQKGSLVAPDRLRFDFSHFEAITPEQVTALENQVNAWILDNNPVHAEEMSLDDAKKKGAMALFGEKYGNKVRVLDIGPQSIELCGGTHVSRSGDIGSFRIISEGPLAAGIRRIEAVAGKAALEYAQNEHALLAQASKTLGVAPQGLSDRLQTLQAELKDTRKQLEQLHHKESSHKASLLVSEAITIQGVRVIAKKLENLDPKMLQNYADGLRDHLGSGIVVLGLQTAPDKCNILVAITKDLVGKYHAGKLVAALAEIVGGKGGGRPDFAQAGGTKPEKLDEALKQIETLL encoded by the coding sequence ATGCCGCTTTTTATGCAGAGCGCAGAAATTCGTCAAAAATTCTTGGACTTTTTTAAGAGCAAAAACCACGAAGTGGTCCCAAGTAGCCCGTTAATTCCTCACGATGACCCAACGCTGCTCTTCGTTACCGCTGGCATGGTTCAATTCAAAGATCTGTTCACGGGCAAAGAAACCAGATCTTACAAGCGCGCCACCAGCAGTCAAAAATGCGTCAGAGCCGGCGGCAAACATAACGATTTAGAAAACGTCGGACGCACAGCCAGGCACCATACTTTCTTTGAGATGCTAGGCAATTTTTCTTTTGGCGATTACTTCAAACAAGATGCCTGCGCCTACGCCTGGGAATTCCTGACCCAAGTTCTGAAGATCGATACCTCAAAGCTATCCATTACCGTCTTCGGCGGCGAAGGCTCGCTCCCACCCGATACCGAAGCAGAAGAAATCTGGAAAAGCATCGGCGTATCCCCAGAACGCATCAGCCGAAAAGGCGCTGAAGACAACTTTTGGGCCATGGGCGATACTGGCCCTTGCGGCCCTTGCACCGAAATTCACTATGACCGCGGCACCGGCGAAGACGAAGGCGATCGGATCATGGAAATCTGGAACCTCGTCTTCATGCAATACGAGCGTAAAGCAGATGGCACGCTGGTGCCCCTACCCGCACCGAGCGTTGATACCGGCATGGGCCTGGAACGCGTCTGCATGGTTATGAACAGCCTGCAAAGTAATTATGAAACCGACCTACTCAAAGGCCTGGTCGATAAGTGTGCTTCACTATCTGGTAAGCCATATCGAGGTCTGGACACCGAAGATGATGTTTCCATGCGGGTTATCGCTGATCACTCACGGGCAACGGCGTTTTTAATCGCAGACGGCATTTTGCCAGGCAACGAAGGCAGAGGCTATGTCTTAAGAAGAATCATGCGCAGAGCAATTAGACATGGCGCTAGACTTGGATTCGATAAACCATTCTTTCACACCATTTGTCAGCAGGTGGTTAAGCAGTTCGAAGGCGTTTACCCTGAGCTAGCCAGAGCGTCTGCCTTGATTCAAAAAGTCGTCCTGCAAGAAGAAGAAGGTTTTAGAAGAACGCTGACGCGCGGCCTCGACCTATTTGAGCAAGCCGTCAGCAACTTGGAAGCAGGCGATAATCTAGACGGCGCCGTGATATTTAAACTTTACGAAACCTATGGCTTTCCAGCGGATTTAACCGCCGTCTTGGCCGAGGAAAAGCATTTAAAAATCGACTGGGCCGATTTTGACAAAGCGCAAAAGGCGCACGAGCAAGCCTCCGCAGGCGGGCTTGGACTCTCCGGCGTGGCAGATGTCTATAAAACCTTGGCAGAAAAACTAGGGGCGACCCGGTTTAGCGACACCGAAAAGATGACCGTTGAAGTAGCAGCCATTTTAGACGGCGAACTTATTTTCAAAGAAACGCCGTTTTACGCGGAGTCCGGCGGTCAAGTCGGCGACACCGGTATTTTGCTACATCAAGGCAAGCCAATCAAAGTCGGAGACACGAAAAAAATCGCTGGCCTGCATGTGCATCAAATCGGCGCACAAGCGACAGATTTTAAAATTGGCGACAAACTTGAAGCCATCATCGATTGGGATCGGCGCGCCAACATAAGGCGTCACCACTCCGTCACTCACCTGCTTCATGCAGCCTTACGCGCCCAATTTGGCGATCATTTAACTCAAAAAGGCTCCTTGGTAGCACCGGACCGTCTACGCTTTGACTTTTCGCATTTCGAAGCCATCACACCAGAGCAAGTCACGGCCCTCGAAAACCAAGTGAACGCTTGGATATTAGACAATAACCCAGTCCACGCGGAAGAAATGTCTCTCGATGACGCTAAAAAGAAAGGCGCTATGGCCCTGTTTGGCGAGAAGTACGGTAACAAAGTACGTGTCTTGGATATCGGGCCTCAGTCTATCGAACTCTGCGGCGGCACCCATGTGTCTCGCAGTGGTGATATCGGCTCGTTCAGAATCATCAGCGAAGGGCCGCTGGCTGCAGGGATCAGGCGCATCGAAGCTGTCGCTGGTAAAGCAGCGCTCGAATACGCTCAAAATGAGCATGCGCTATTGGCACAAGCGTCCAAAACTTTAGGCGTCGCGCCGCAAGGTTTGAGCGACAGGCTACAAACCTTGCAAGCCGAGTTAAAGGATACGCGTAAACAACTTGAACAACTGCATCACAAAGAATCTTCGCATAAAGCCTCCCTGTTGGTCTCTGAAGCTATAACCATCCAAGGCGTGAGAGTTATTGCCAAAAAGCTTGAAAATTTGGATCCGAAGATGCTGCAAAACTATGCGGATGGTTTAAGGGATCATTTAGGCTCAGGCATAGTTGTACTGGGGCTGCAGACGGCGCCTGACAAGTGCAATATTTTGGTGGCGATTACCAAGGACCTGGTGGGCAAATACCATGCAGGGAAATTGGTTGCGGCGCTTGCTGAGATTGTTGGGGGCAAAGGCGGTGGTAGGCCTGATTTCGCTCAGGCGGGCGGGACTAAGCCGGAGAAGCTGGATGAGGCGTTGAAGCAAATCGAAACGCTATTGTAA
- a CDS encoding iron ABC transporter permease — MTITLVLFRWPQLCLAFWVGLGLASSGCALQALFANPLADPYVIGVSGSAALFGSLAMILFGFDNPLYVALFAVAGSLVVCIAFASITSSESMLLAGLLVNAFASALISLVKILLPADKTQSLLFWLLGSIPKVPLFTFWLTGAGILSGTFMLVRKSRVIELLSLGDDEAMRLGVNPAWEKRRIHFAISLIVGVIVAFCGFIGFVGLLVPQIARMLIGNNQQKLIPISALSGGVLLLLFESTSMNVGIPTGVLTALVGTPVFGILAYATHRKSIRSY; from the coding sequence ATGACTATAACGCTCGTTCTATTTCGATGGCCCCAGCTTTGTCTAGCATTTTGGGTTGGACTTGGACTTGCGAGCTCCGGCTGTGCCTTGCAAGCCCTGTTCGCAAACCCCTTGGCCGATCCCTATGTCATCGGTGTCTCAGGGAGCGCGGCTTTATTTGGCAGCCTGGCGATGATTTTGTTTGGGTTCGATAACCCATTGTATGTCGCTTTGTTTGCTGTGGCGGGATCACTGGTGGTCTGTATCGCATTTGCGTCCATCACCAGCAGCGAGTCTATGTTGCTGGCTGGGCTTTTGGTTAATGCCTTTGCAAGCGCTTTAATTAGTCTGGTCAAGATTCTGCTGCCGGCAGACAAAACCCAGTCTTTGCTCTTTTGGCTCTTGGGCAGCATCCCCAAGGTGCCGTTGTTCACTTTTTGGCTTACGGGCGCGGGTATTTTATCAGGTACCTTCATGTTGGTTCGAAAGTCCCGAGTGATCGAACTCCTGTCTTTGGGAGATGACGAGGCGATGAGGCTTGGGGTCAACCCGGCCTGGGAGAAACGCAGGATACATTTCGCCATCTCATTGATCGTTGGGGTGATCGTCGCTTTTTGCGGTTTTATTGGCTTTGTGGGACTTCTGGTGCCGCAGATCGCTCGGATGCTGATAGGCAACAACCAACAAAAGCTGATTCCAATTTCAGCACTCTCAGGCGGTGTACTCCTTCTTCTCTTTGAATCGACCTCGATGAATGTCGGTATTCCGACCGGGGTGCTGACTGCACTGGTGGGAACGCCGGTCTTTGGAATACTTGCCTATGCTACGCACCGAAAATCTATCCGTTCATATTAA
- a CDS encoding ferredoxin family protein, translated as MAFVVTENCQRCRFTDCVSVCPVDCFYGDEGQLYINPDECIDCGACEPECPVNAIYDEASIPAEMKPWIKINAEKASQCANITQKQDPLPTAEARKAELGL; from the coding sequence ATGGCCTTTGTAGTAACTGAAAATTGTCAGCGTTGCCGTTTTACGGATTGTGTTTCCGTTTGTCCTGTGGACTGTTTCTATGGTGATGAAGGGCAGCTTTACATCAATCCCGACGAATGTATCGATTGCGGTGCCTGCGAGCCTGAGTGCCCGGTGAATGCGATTTATGATGAAGCATCGATCCCGGCCGAAATGAAGCCTTGGATTAAGATTAACGCTGAGAAAGCTTCGCAGTGTGCGAATATTACCCAAAAGCAAGACCCACTGCCTACAGCTGAAGCCCGGAAAGCCGAGCTCGGTCTTTAA
- a CDS encoding cytochrome c family protein, protein MIKTAPKATSIHLLALCFMLSACQCATKPETLFFTTRLQGTIAPCGCTMDPLGGIDRLAAVVKETPGATFLDVGERLLDPNHHSGCEDPDKKEVLLTTLKRLGIQETASDGSGVSYFQMGKVKIALSAVPKTQLETLKLAKPDLLIWGGATADALLNPFQLANGLWVFSAGSQGQYLGKLEFFNTDQQKSGPLELDTRSFKRVAEIEIIKKRIDALKAKPPSGFVTARIDSAQSELKALGSIKDTPLPGPHMRFSSITINRNIKPDPEITAMVLAYEKKLPERLNACEGQIDCPKPIPGQPVYVGAESCKTCHAPAYEFWQKAVVKVKAKNQAGKMIDRLSGHSIAWKTLQDANKTLDRNCIGCHSAGFMEPGGYCKAKDVDPFKNVQCESCHGPGSLHVKAGDRTKIRRAVPESHCRSCHHVPHIPTEASFVYEEKLKVILGPGHGESLLLRLRK, encoded by the coding sequence ATGATAAAGACGGCTCCCAAGGCCACTAGTATCCATCTTCTGGCGCTTTGCTTCATGCTCAGCGCCTGCCAATGCGCCACAAAACCAGAAACTTTATTTTTTACGACGCGTCTGCAGGGCACCATCGCCCCCTGCGGCTGCACGATGGACCCCTTAGGAGGCATCGATCGCCTAGCGGCTGTGGTGAAAGAAACACCCGGTGCCACTTTCTTGGATGTCGGTGAACGACTCTTAGATCCGAATCACCACTCTGGTTGCGAAGATCCAGATAAAAAAGAGGTACTGCTGACAACGCTCAAAAGGCTCGGCATCCAAGAAACTGCTTCCGACGGCTCAGGTGTCTCCTATTTTCAAATGGGCAAAGTTAAAATCGCCCTTTCTGCGGTCCCCAAAACGCAATTGGAGACTTTGAAATTAGCAAAGCCCGATCTACTCATCTGGGGTGGTGCTACCGCCGACGCCCTGTTAAACCCGTTTCAACTTGCAAACGGCCTGTGGGTATTTTCCGCAGGCTCTCAAGGCCAATATCTCGGCAAGCTAGAATTTTTTAACACCGATCAACAAAAATCTGGGCCTTTAGAGCTAGACACCCGTAGTTTCAAACGAGTGGCCGAAATCGAAATTATTAAAAAGCGCATCGATGCTTTGAAAGCCAAACCGCCGAGTGGATTTGTGACCGCACGAATTGACTCGGCACAAAGCGAGCTAAAAGCTTTGGGCAGCATTAAAGACACGCCATTGCCCGGCCCACACATGCGATTTAGCTCCATCACCATTAATAGAAACATTAAGCCTGACCCTGAAATCACCGCGATGGTGTTGGCATATGAAAAGAAATTACCCGAGAGATTAAACGCCTGCGAGGGTCAGATCGATTGTCCTAAACCCATCCCAGGACAGCCCGTGTATGTAGGCGCCGAAAGTTGCAAAACTTGCCACGCGCCGGCTTACGAATTTTGGCAAAAAGCCGTCGTTAAGGTTAAAGCGAAAAACCAAGCTGGCAAAATGATCGACCGACTCAGCGGTCACTCGATCGCTTGGAAAACTTTGCAAGATGCCAATAAAACCTTGGATAGAAACTGTATCGGTTGCCATAGTGCTGGCTTTATGGAGCCGGGCGGATATTGCAAAGCCAAAGATGTTGACCCTTTCAAAAATGTTCAATGCGAATCCTGCCATGGCCCGGGAAGTCTCCACGTGAAAGCGGGTGATAGAACAAAAATAAGACGCGCCGTCCCGGAGAGCCATTGCCGCTCCTGCCACCATGTGCCGCACATCCCGACCGAAGCATCGTTTGTGTATGAAGAAAAGCTAAAAGTGATTTTAGGCCCAGGGCATGGCGAATCGCTCTTGTTACGCCTGCGCAAGTAA
- a CDS encoding ABC transporter ATP-binding protein → MLRTENLSVHINRRLLFENLNLSFEPGTTTIIKGPNGVGKSTLLNYLAGIRTPSQGFIYLGSQSVAGFDRVERARRISSIGQSDTALGDTLALDRISHGLAGHLEGNKHLHEIADRLQIGHLLTKRLKTLSGGERKRVHIARCLINKLADVYILDEPDAGLDASGLQILAQLLMGLMAEGKAVILTQHGAPLPLSDDNLKTICF, encoded by the coding sequence ATGCTACGCACCGAAAATCTATCCGTTCATATTAACAGGCGGTTACTATTCGAAAATCTGAACCTTAGCTTTGAGCCAGGGACCACTACTATAATAAAGGGCCCTAATGGCGTGGGCAAATCTACTTTGCTTAATTACCTGGCCGGAATTAGAACGCCTTCGCAAGGTTTCATCTACTTGGGCAGTCAGTCTGTCGCTGGCTTTGATCGGGTGGAACGCGCCAGACGCATTTCAAGCATCGGACAGTCAGATACCGCTCTTGGCGACACACTAGCGCTGGATCGAATCTCACATGGCCTGGCAGGCCATCTTGAAGGCAACAAGCATCTTCATGAAATCGCGGATCGCTTGCAGATAGGCCACTTACTTACTAAGCGCCTTAAAACTTTGTCTGGTGGCGAGAGGAAACGTGTTCATATTGCGCGCTGTCTTATCAATAAACTGGCAGACGTTTACATTTTAGATGAGCCAGATGCGGGTTTAGATGCGAGCGGGCTCCAGATTTTAGCCCAGCTGTTAATGGGCTTGATGGCTGAAGGGAAAGCTGTAATCCTAACTCAGCACGGGGCACCATTGCCTCTAAGTGATGACAATTTAAAGACTATTTGTTTTTAG